In one window of Helianthus annuus cultivar XRQ/B chromosome 17, HanXRQr2.0-SUNRISE, whole genome shotgun sequence DNA:
- the LOC110883060 gene encoding uncharacterized protein LOC110883060 — MAMFSTFLYFSSVAVIHVLINIETLPINSTSCFLSLPSVAGFMSLNMEQHPGFLLLNMEQQVEDATMDKAVKVASMDNSFFSPIVCKPTNESDKEIDDVEFEASNGGHKDISSSFEDSQQASICESFYELAKVSKFKRFDKRANALKTWKWDEVIQIDSETEDEEEDVTPVIKRAKHAFVVESKVVG; from the exons ATGGCCATGTTCTCCACCTTCCTATATTTTAGCTCCGTTGCAGTTATACATGTGCTTATAAATATTGAAACCTTGCCGATCAACAGTACATCCTGCTTTCTTTCTTTACCTTCTGTCGCTGGGTTTATGTCGCTGAACATGGAGCAGCATCCTGGGTTTTTGTTGCTGAACATGGAGCAGCAGGTTGAAGATGCAACAATGGATAAAGCTGTTAAA GTTGCATCAATGGACAACTCCTTCTTTAGCCCAATCGTGTGTAAACCTACAAATGAATCGGATAAG GAAATTGATGACGTGGAGTTTGAGGCATCGAATGGTGGTCACAAAGACATTTCATCCAGTTTCGAGGATAGCCAGCAAGCAAGCATCTGTGAATCTTTCTATGAATTGGCAAAA GTTAGCAAGTTTAAGAGATTCGACAAAAGGGCAAATGCTTTAAAGACATGGAAGTGGGATGAAGTGATACAAATTGATAGTGAAACCGAAGATGAAGAAGAGGATGTTACACCTGTGATAAAAAGAGCTAAGCATGCTTTTGTTGTTGAATCAAAAGTTGTTGGGTAG